One Candidatus Korarchaeum sp. DNA segment encodes these proteins:
- a CDS encoding arginine--tRNA ligase, translated as MAKDPLGALKSSFATEVNSAMRELGSSSYFNPLQVSKVQKDYRSYGLPVGFKLAKDLGKDPVSAAEEVLRRLNLRNVAYASDAYVDRGYLNLRFEKGRFFKDVIELASSEELGRGERRNSTLMVEHTSVNPVHPLHVGSGRNAVIGDSFSRILRFLGWEVRRHYLVNDCNLQVAILAAGRSKVRDLRPKGKMDHWFGLIYAISNASLEMWKVKKGLSSDSKLEDWLETFERVKRVEPELERVGELSEEEVMSLLRGYQRGEEEAVRVFREVAESVLEGFLSTLSRMGIFYDQFDWESDLIWGSWTKGAIRRLEESGYLGKEGEAIYIDLWRAVKEREEVRRVFGLSEEELARLEEEGRLGEVVPRRFYLTRSDGTWLYTGTDVAYSLYKFEGVGVEACYNVIASEQSLEQKGVRACLSLMGYDPERLIHLSYEMVNLVGATMSGRRGVYVTLDEILDEAKRKVEEILRERGISDEEVSEISEKVALGAVKYGLISVSPNKVVQFRWERVLNFEENSGPFIQYAYTRAAGILRKAEGLPENYDPEELKSELEVSLVQMIAEFPEKVRSAHQLMRPDIIALYANDLASLFNRFYETHPVINAPSAEERDARLHLVGAVKGALGLSMDLIGIPRLERM; from the coding sequence ATGGCTAAGGATCCGCTAGGAGCCCTCAAGTCCTCCTTCGCTACCGAGGTCAACTCAGCGATGAGGGAACTTGGGTCAAGCAGTTACTTCAATCCGCTGCAAGTATCGAAGGTTCAGAAGGATTATAGGAGTTATGGACTACCGGTCGGCTTCAAGCTAGCTAAGGATCTCGGGAAGGATCCAGTGAGCGCTGCTGAGGAGGTATTGAGGAGACTAAACTTAAGGAACGTAGCTTACGCTTCAGATGCTTACGTCGACAGGGGCTACCTGAACCTGAGGTTTGAGAAGGGGAGGTTCTTCAAGGACGTCATAGAGTTGGCTTCAAGCGAGGAGTTAGGTAGGGGAGAGAGGAGAAACTCCACTTTGATGGTAGAGCATACTAGCGTGAACCCGGTCCACCCACTTCACGTTGGGAGCGGAAGGAACGCTGTAATAGGGGACTCATTCTCCAGGATCCTGAGGTTCCTCGGTTGGGAGGTCAGGAGGCACTACTTGGTGAACGACTGCAACCTTCAGGTAGCGATACTGGCAGCTGGAAGGTCGAAGGTAAGGGACCTAAGACCCAAAGGGAAGATGGACCACTGGTTCGGTCTGATTTACGCTATTTCAAATGCTTCTCTCGAGATGTGGAAAGTGAAGAAGGGTCTATCCTCCGATTCGAAATTGGAGGACTGGCTTGAGACGTTCGAGCGTGTTAAGAGGGTGGAGCCCGAGCTCGAGAGGGTGGGTGAGCTCAGCGAGGAGGAGGTCATGTCCCTGCTGAGGGGCTATCAGAGGGGAGAGGAGGAGGCCGTTAGGGTATTCAGGGAGGTAGCCGAGTCGGTGCTGGAGGGATTCCTATCGACTCTGAGTAGGATGGGGATATTCTACGACCAATTCGATTGGGAGAGCGATCTGATATGGGGGAGCTGGACTAAGGGAGCTATAAGGAGGCTGGAGGAGTCAGGGTACTTGGGCAAGGAAGGGGAGGCCATCTACATTGACCTATGGAGAGCTGTTAAGGAGAGGGAGGAGGTCAGGAGGGTCTTCGGACTGAGTGAGGAGGAACTCGCTAGACTGGAGGAGGAGGGGAGGTTGGGTGAGGTAGTGCCTAGGAGGTTCTACTTGACTAGGTCGGATGGGACCTGGCTCTACACCGGCACCGACGTGGCTTACTCCCTCTACAAATTCGAGGGTGTTGGGGTTGAGGCCTGTTACAATGTCATAGCCTCAGAGCAGAGCTTAGAACAGAAGGGTGTGAGGGCCTGCCTATCCCTGATGGGCTACGATCCCGAACGCTTGATACACCTCTCCTATGAGATGGTGAACCTGGTCGGGGCCACCATGTCCGGGAGGAGAGGGGTCTACGTCACCCTGGATGAGATATTGGATGAGGCCAAGAGGAAGGTAGAGGAGATACTGAGGGAGAGGGGGATTAGCGATGAGGAAGTGAGTGAGATATCTGAGAAGGTAGCTCTGGGAGCGGTCAAGTACGGTCTCATAAGCGTGTCTCCGAACAAAGTAGTGCAGTTCAGGTGGGAACGCGTCCTGAACTTCGAGGAGAACAGTGGGCCCTTCATCCAGTACGCCTACACTAGGGCAGCGGGCATACTCAGGAAAGCTGAAGGACTGCCCGAGAACTATGACCCTGAGGAGCTCAAGAGCGAGCTTGAGGTGTCCTTAGTCCAGATGATAGCGGAGTTCCCTGAGAAGGTACGGAGCGCTCACCAGTTGATGAGACCGGATATTATAGCGCTTTACGCCAACGACCTGGCGTCCCTGTTCAACAGGTTCTACGAGACGCACCCGGTGATCAACGCGCCTAGCGCTGAGGAAAGGGACGCCAGACTTCACCTGGTTGGAGCTGTGAAGGGAGCCTTAGGACTATCGATGGACCTGATCGGTATCCCTAGACTTGAGAGAATGTGA
- a CDS encoding thioesterase family protein encodes MGLERGLRGTFDFKVEERFSTGHVGVQVLSTPGMIAMMEMASMKLVQPYLDEGSTTVGTKVCVEHKAPAPLGAIVTVVTELVSVEGRRLEFSVSAHWGGRLLGEGKHERYIVNKDRFAAKLKEELS; translated from the coding sequence TTGGGACTGGAGCGAGGGTTGAGGGGCACCTTCGACTTCAAGGTGGAGGAGAGGTTCTCCACGGGTCACGTGGGGGTCCAGGTGCTCTCCACACCCGGGATGATAGCGATGATGGAGATGGCCTCGATGAAGCTGGTCCAACCCTACCTAGATGAGGGAAGCACCACCGTAGGCACTAAGGTCTGCGTTGAGCATAAGGCACCCGCTCCCCTCGGCGCGATCGTGACCGTGGTGACGGAGTTGGTGAGCGTCGAGGGGAGGAGGCTCGAGTTCTCGGTCTCAGCCCACTGGGGCGGGAGGCTCCTGGGGGAGGGGAAGCACGAGAGGTACATCGTGAACAAGGATAGGTTCGCTGCGAAGCTGAAGGAGGAGCTATCTTGA
- a CDS encoding TRC40/GET3/ArsA family transport-energizing ATPase, which yields MKLVSFWGKGGVGKTTCSAALAAGLSEIQGMRVLLLTTDLTPTLSDILMTDLGSSPTKVEGYSNLFALELDERTVLERWKRRFGSEVYDVASSFLPVDESFIDYVAGAPGIAEQFILYVLYELARGGGYDVVVWDTPASSSSLRLLRIERELYEHMGDALKIYLKLKGFLDRMRSKESDPLKLIEGWRELAKRILDMLASDDHSAYIVATPERMSYEVSRRVREELLSFGINVRGLIVNKYMLNSCDDLLRLKRNQDDILELFLRDFNPVRLMEYYDDEIRGRDPLLKFYRALSIQL from the coding sequence ATGAAGCTGGTGAGCTTCTGGGGGAAGGGCGGTGTCGGAAAGACCACTTGCTCTGCTGCCCTAGCTGCTGGGCTCTCCGAGATTCAGGGGATGAGGGTGCTCCTCCTGACGACGGATCTGACCCCTACTCTGTCCGATATCCTGATGACCGATTTGGGGAGCTCTCCCACTAAGGTCGAGGGCTACTCCAACCTCTTCGCCCTAGAGCTAGATGAGAGGACCGTCTTGGAGAGGTGGAAGCGTAGGTTCGGCAGCGAGGTTTACGATGTCGCATCATCCTTCCTACCTGTGGATGAGAGCTTCATAGATTACGTAGCAGGAGCCCCTGGGATAGCTGAGCAATTCATCCTATACGTTCTCTATGAATTGGCCAGAGGAGGGGGTTATGATGTCGTGGTATGGGACACCCCGGCGTCTAGCAGTAGCTTAAGACTCTTAAGAATAGAGAGGGAGCTCTATGAACATATGGGAGACGCCCTGAAGATATATTTAAAGCTGAAGGGGTTTCTGGATAGGATGAGAAGTAAGGAAAGCGACCCTCTGAAGTTAATAGAGGGGTGGAGGGAGCTAGCTAAGAGGATACTCGATATGTTAGCGAGCGACGATCACTCAGCTTATATAGTGGCGACTCCTGAGAGAATGTCCTATGAGGTCTCTAGGAGGGTTAGGGAAGAGCTCCTCAGCTTTGGAATCAACGTGAGGGGGTTAATCGTGAATAAGTACATGCTAAACTCATGTGACGATCTATTAAGGCTAAAGAGGAATCAGGATGATATCTTGGAGTTATTCCTGAGGGATTTTAACCCAGTTAGGTTGATGGAGTATTATGATGATGAGATCAGGGGGAGGGATCCCCTTCTGAAATTCTACCGGGCTCTTTCCATTCAGCTATGA
- a CDS encoding endonuclease V, which yields MKLTVFQRILIEAVEQIPQGGVTTFKVIAESLGDPRAALAVRNELLKISRTMPEVPWWRVISSDLEPLPGAEGKLREEGGYTKAKSGDFFRDIDVWPVFKVMASDQVMLSVRVSLDELSDVSVAAGVDVSYRGEEAVACCVTLDEEMRIVEARFETFSPQIPYVPTYLAFRELRGMLPTAMRCSFDLVFVDGHGIMHPRGLGEASHLGLLLNRPSVGVAKSLLTGSLKGERIYLMGREVGVKLRGGFISPGHMCDLKSAIRIAEKFWRDGNQPLPLRLAHSLSKGFKSSS from the coding sequence ATGAAACTCACGGTCTTCCAGAGGATCCTGATAGAAGCCGTAGAGCAGATCCCTCAAGGAGGAGTGACGACATTCAAGGTGATAGCTGAATCCCTAGGGGATCCTAGAGCTGCTCTAGCCGTTAGGAACGAGCTACTTAAGATTTCGAGGACGATGCCGGAGGTACCCTGGTGGAGGGTGATCTCTTCCGACCTGGAGCCCCTTCCCGGGGCCGAGGGTAAGCTGAGGGAGGAAGGGGGTTACACCAAGGCTAAGTCCGGTGATTTCTTCAGGGATATAGATGTATGGCCCGTGTTCAAGGTGATGGCTTCCGATCAGGTCATGCTATCGGTAAGGGTCTCCCTCGACGAGTTGAGTGACGTTAGCGTCGCTGCTGGCGTGGACGTTAGCTACCGCGGTGAGGAAGCCGTTGCTTGCTGTGTGACTTTGGATGAGGAGATGAGGATAGTGGAGGCTAGGTTTGAGACGTTCTCCCCTCAGATACCCTACGTCCCCACGTACTTGGCTTTCAGGGAACTCAGGGGGATGTTGCCTACCGCTATGAGGTGCAGCTTCGACCTCGTGTTCGTCGACGGGCATGGTATAATGCACCCCAGAGGGCTCGGTGAGGCCTCCCATCTGGGATTGCTACTGAACAGGCCTTCCGTAGGGGTTGCGAAGTCCCTCCTCACGGGGAGCTTGAAGGGGGAGCGAATCTACCTGATGGGCAGGGAGGTCGGTGTCAAGCTCAGGGGAGGGTTCATCTCGCCAGGCCATATGTGCGACTTGAAGAGCGCTATTAGGATAGCTGAGAAGTTCTGGAGGGATGGAAACCAACCTCTTCCGCTGAGATTAGCTCACTCGCTCTCCAAAGGATTTAAATCCTCAAGTTAA
- the nth gene encoding endonuclease III: MRGKEILRRLSEEFDIRDEEYASLLSLRTGNPFEVLVTTVISQNTNDRNTLRVLKRMRELLGEITPEKILEVQLEDLEDFIRPAGLYRQKARYLKEIASELRGGVLEEILREDPEEARRRLMRVPGIGPKTADVLLSVMGKGSIAVDRHIARVSLRLGISDKRDYEIIRKALMGMFDEKDYLKAHLLLIKLGRTYCRPRKPRCQECPLRDICPFSHSLKSRDTDQVHR, translated from the coding sequence TTGAGAGGGAAAGAGATACTGAGGAGGCTATCTGAGGAGTTCGACATAAGGGACGAGGAGTATGCTTCCCTCCTCTCCCTCCGGACGGGGAATCCCTTCGAGGTCCTGGTGACCACTGTAATATCTCAGAACACGAATGATAGGAATACCCTGAGGGTCCTCAAGAGGATGAGGGAGTTGCTCGGTGAAATCACCCCTGAGAAGATCCTAGAGGTTCAGCTGGAGGACCTCGAGGATTTCATAAGACCGGCCGGTCTCTACAGGCAGAAAGCTAGGTACCTCAAGGAGATAGCTAGCGAGTTACGTGGAGGGGTCCTCGAGGAGATCCTCAGGGAGGATCCTGAGGAGGCCAGGAGGAGGCTCATGAGGGTACCGGGGATAGGTCCTAAGACGGCTGACGTCCTGCTCAGCGTGATGGGGAAGGGATCCATAGCCGTGGACAGGCACATAGCTAGGGTCTCGCTTAGATTAGGGATTTCGGATAAAAGGGATTATGAGATCATAAGGAAAGCTCTAATGGGGATGTTTGATGAAAAAGATTATTTAAAGGCCCACTTATTACTAATAAAGCTGGGGAGAACTTACTGCAGACCGAGGAAGCCAAGGTGCCAGGAGTGTCCCCTTAGGGACATCTGCCCCTTCTCACATTCTCTCAAGTCTAGGGATACCGATCAGGTCCATCGATAG
- a CDS encoding ZIP family metal transporter gives MSSEESFLRDLIRLLEEFTDGDPMIASLLAGTFITLTTSLGAASMFMFGERMRPALHFSMSFAAGIMLVASFTSLILPAMGMADFFPTVLSGFLTGFLTLIIIERLLPHEHPVLGYEGPEAARRALKKAWLLAIAVIIHNFPEGLAVGVSITYSIPLGMATAIAIGVQDIPEGLAVALPLSSLVGRGKGFLVGVLSGLSELLMALISTVVIKGFEIVLPLAMSFAGGAMLYVTLKEVIPEVYSEDYSTMKASVGFLIGFLVMLYLDSAL, from the coding sequence ATGTCCTCCGAAGAATCCTTCTTGAGAGATCTAATTCGGTTATTGGAGGAATTCACGGACGGGGATCCGATGATCGCTAGTCTCCTCGCTGGAACTTTCATAACACTCACCACGAGTCTGGGTGCAGCCTCGATGTTCATGTTTGGTGAGAGGATGAGGCCAGCGCTTCACTTCTCGATGTCCTTCGCGGCCGGGATAATGTTAGTGGCTAGCTTCACGAGCCTCATCCTCCCAGCCATGGGGATGGCCGATTTCTTCCCTACGGTACTATCGGGCTTCCTAACCGGGTTCCTCACCCTCATAATAATCGAACGGCTCTTACCCCATGAGCATCCCGTCTTAGGATACGAGGGGCCTGAGGCAGCCAGAAGGGCCCTGAAAAAAGCCTGGTTATTAGCTATCGCAGTCATAATACACAATTTCCCCGAGGGATTAGCTGTAGGTGTTTCCATCACCTACTCCATCCCCCTGGGCATGGCGACGGCCATAGCTATAGGGGTTCAAGATATCCCGGAGGGGCTGGCCGTCGCGCTCCCGCTGAGCTCTCTCGTTGGAAGGGGAAAGGGATTCCTAGTCGGCGTCCTCAGTGGTTTGAGCGAGTTGCTCATGGCTTTAATCAGTACGGTGGTCATCAAGGGGTTTGAGATAGTCCTCCCCCTGGCTATGAGCTTCGCAGGTGGCGCTATGCTCTACGTCACGCTCAAGGAGGTTATACCGGAGGTTTACAGCGAGGACTATTCCACTATGAAAGCTAGCGTGGGCTTCCTGATAGGGTTCTTGGTCATGCTGTACTTGGATTCAGCTCTATGA